A region from the Spirochaetota bacterium genome encodes:
- the speE gene encoding polyamine aminopropyltransferase: protein MKKLYFELLSPSNNCGKVYEIDEILESVKSPYQQIDFYKTKDYGVLFTLDNIIQLTEKEEFFYHEMIVHPAAFTHKNPRNVLIIGGGDCGTLTHVLKHKNVEKVDMVEIDEMVVKLSQKYLPHLTKSLSDKRANLIIDDGFAFLKNKKNCYDLIIIDSTDPETIAKDLFSGDFYQSVYDALTEDGISIYQSEPPYHPSYDDMQKRVYKTLKTIYKYINFVFFPEPMYPTGYFTVLMASKRYNPLEVDKILIKEKIKDFNLMYYNEDIHYAALAIPEFMKKKLNI from the coding sequence ATGAAAAAATTATATTTTGAACTTCTTTCACCTAGTAATAACTGTGGTAAGGTTTACGAAATTGATGAAATATTAGAATCAGTTAAATCCCCTTACCAACAAATTGATTTTTATAAAACTAAAGATTATGGAGTTCTCTTTACCCTGGATAATATTATTCAATTAACAGAAAAAGAAGAATTTTTTTATCATGAAATGATTGTTCACCCTGCTGCTTTTACTCATAAAAATCCAAGAAATGTTTTAATTATAGGAGGGGGAGATTGTGGTACTTTAACTCATGTTTTAAAACATAAAAATGTAGAAAAGGTTGATATGGTCGAAATAGATGAAATGGTTGTGAAATTATCTCAAAAGTACCTCCCCCACCTAACTAAATCTCTTTCTGACAAAAGAGCAAACTTAATTATAGACGATGGATTTGCTTTTTTAAAAAATAAAAAAAATTGTTATGATTTAATAATTATTGACTCTACAGATCCTGAGACTATTGCAAAAGATCTTTTTAGTGGTGACTTTTATCAATCTGTCTATGATGCTTTAACAGAAGATGGCATCTCCATATATCAGAGTGAACCTCCATATCATCCCTCTTATGATGATATGCAAAAGAGAGTTTACAAAACTTTAAAAACAATATATAAATATATTAATTTTGTTTTCTTCCCTGAACCTATGTACCCTACTGGTTATTTTACTGTATTAATGGCTTCTAAAAGATATAATCCACTTGAAGTTGATAAAATTCTAATAAAGGAAAAAATAAAAGATTTTAATTTAATGTATTACAATGAAGATATTCATTACGCTGCACTTGCTATTCCAGAATTTATGAAAAAAAAATTAAATATATAA